The Vitis vinifera cultivar Pinot Noir 40024 chromosome 12, ASM3070453v1 genome has a segment encoding these proteins:
- the LOC100249242 gene encoding YTH domain-containing protein ECT1, whose amino-acid sequence MAAEKTFETSEQVTMGLKSDTFTKLTKQDVVSGKDGIPSDSTSSLTSSGDATASVKGETDQESVAEQGVYYPPTSCYNYYYPGYNGALNQSDDHGYYNADGSYTGVQSDNGMVYYLPGYNPYASGTLMGVDGQCVSQPPYFSSGYLQQPVPYGTEAVPCYSWDSTYVGDAANGTNANFGNIKSGSRPTASAKANNFPSMKANGTVANKYSLPFDSKSHQSAAPSNFSKSIFQSQPLKPLNKASHLGSDFPAGFAKGFNPVSKFSSFTNQKQGFFPHNGVMNYRPNSRAWNGNEKYKLREKSNRNGHFESSTELTCGPRARNRNAPLNSATEKEELGLMVRRDQYNLQDFQTEYENAKFYVIKSFSEDDIHKCIKYDVWASTPNGNKKLDAAFHDAEAKANETGTKFPIFLFFSVNGSGQFVGVAEMVGQVDFNKDMDFWQLDKWNGFFPVKWHIVKDIPNSQLRHITLESNENRSVTYTRDTQEIGLKQGVEMLKIFKNYSARTSMFDDFNFYENREKSLHARRSSKPPPPSQMEIYGSGDDLPKHLHGEERKTEEPARTSRSHDPKSLINLTKNLSLSTPHPPKNSSGLNPTENPSSNSNSIPSVSG is encoded by the exons ATGGCTGCTGAGAAGACCTTTGAAACAT CTGAGCAGGTGACTATGGGATTGAAGTCAGATACCTTTACCAAGTTGACCAAGCAAGATGTG GTTTCCGGAAAAGATGGAATACCATCTGATTCAACGTCTTCCCTGACCTCTTCTGGGGATGCTACTGCTAGTGTCAAAGGTGAGACTGATCAAGAGTCAGTTGCAGAGCAAGGTGTTTACTATCCACCTACTAGCTGTTACAATTATTACTACCCAG GATATAATGGGGCCCTGAATCAATCAGATGATCATGGCTACTATAATGCAGATGGTTCTTATACA GGTGTACAATCAGACAATGGAATGGTTTATTATCTGCCTGGCTATAATCCGTATGCTAGTGGGACTCTTATGGGTGTTGATGGGCAATGCGTTAGTCAACCTCCTTACTTTTCATCAGGATATCTTCAGCAGCCTGTTCCTTATGGGACAGAAGCTGTACCGTGTTATTCATGGGATTCGACTTATGTTGGAGATGCTGCAAATGGAACCAATGCTAATTTTGGGAATATAAAATCTGGTTCACGTCCTACTGCTTCAGCAAAGGCAAACAACTTTCCCTCCATGAAAGCAAATGGCACTGTTGctaataaatattctttacCTTTTGATTCCAAGTCGCATCAATCTGCTGCTCCATCTAACTTCTCAAAGTCTATCTTCCAAAGTCAACCTCTCAAGCCATTGAACAAG GCATCTCATTTAGGTTCTGATTTCCCAGCAGGCTTTGCGAAAGGGTTCAATCCAGTCAGCAAGTTCTCATCATTTACCAACCAAAAGCAAGGATTTTTCCCACATAATGGTGTGATGAACTATAGACCAAACAGTCGGGCatggaatggaaatgaaaaatataagttGAGAGAGAAATCCAACAGAAATGGACATTTTGAATCCTCAACCGAACTAACTTGTGGTCCTAGGGCTCGCAACAGAAACGCTCCTTTGAACTCAGCGACTGAAAAGGAAGAGCTGGGCCTCATGGTACGAAGAGATCAATATAATCTACAAGATTTCCAGACTGAGTATGAAAATGCGAAGTTCTATGTTATCAAGTCTTTTAGTGAAGATGATATTCATAAATGCATAAAGTATGATGTTTGGGCAAGCACTCCAAATGGAAATAAGAAACTGGATGCAGCATTCCATGATGCAGAGGCGAAGGCTAATGAAACAGGCACAAAATTTCCgatcttcctcttcttctct GTAAATGGAAGTGGACAGTTTGTTGGTGTAGCTGAGATGGTGGGGCAGGTTGATTTCAATAAAGACATGGACTTTTGGCAGCTTGATAAGTGGAATGGGTTTTTCCCAGTAAAGTGGCATATCGTAAAAGACATCCCTAACAGTCAGTTGCGGCACATAACTCTTGAAAGTAATGAAAACCGGTCCGTAACCTATACAAGGGACACTCAGGAG ATTGGACTCAAGCAAGGAGTAGAAAtgctgaaaattttcaagaattacTCAGCAAGAACATCAATGTTCGACGACTTCAACTTCTACGAAAACCGCGAGAAGTCCCTTCATGCCAGAAGGAGCAGTAAGCCTCCACCTCCTTCACAGATGGAAATATACGGGAGTGGGGATGATCTCCCA AAGCATTTACACGGAGAGGAAAGAAAAACCGAAGAACCTGCAAGAACCAGCAGAAGCCATGACCCCAAATCTCTCATCAATCTCACCAAAAACCTCTCCCTCAGCACCCCCCACCCGCCGAAGAACAGTTCTGGGTTGAACCCGACAGAGAACCCAAGCTCGAACTCGAACTCAATTCCATCGGTCTCCGGTTAG